The proteins below are encoded in one region of Desulfobacterales bacterium:
- the argS gene encoding arginine--tRNA ligase produces the protein MKTKLKTMIKSAAEAAYKSGALNSDAFAPVEIEAPKAGAHGDLASNFAMLNASAQKMAPRKIAEALVSHLSDPEGIIDKTEIAGPGFINFFIHKTAWHPVLHEIHAQNGQYGACDIGKGQKVQVEFVSANPTGPLHVGHGRGAVVGDTVAAILSFCGYDVFREYYINDSGKQIQTLGRSVYLRCLELFGRDIAFPEDCYQGDYIYEIAKTLMERKGEWLTNASEEEATSDCARYAAEKILEGIREDLALLGISFDHWFSEQGLYDTAKVEAAIKQFQDAGLIYEKEGALWFKTEAFGDEKDRVVVRQNGQTTYFASDIAYHRDKFDRGFDQIIDVWGADHHGYIPRISAAIKAGGKDGGRFHVILTQLVNLLRAGTPVTMSTRAGQFVTLREVVDEVGSDAVRFIFLTRHYESPLDFDLEVAKQKTNDNPVYYVQYVHARISSIFKKAREEKGIASVTGEAASVARLTEPEEISLIKHMARYPEVIQAAAQLMEPHRIAFYLMDLAAAFHAYYNKHRVLIDDPQLADGRLYLVLAVQKIIRNGLGLLGVSAPETM, from the coding sequence AACTCCGACGCGTTCGCCCCGGTTGAGATAGAAGCGCCCAAGGCAGGGGCCCACGGGGATCTGGCCTCCAATTTTGCCATGTTAAATGCCTCCGCCCAGAAAATGGCGCCCCGAAAAATCGCCGAGGCCCTGGTGAGCCACCTCTCAGACCCCGAGGGCATTATTGATAAAACCGAAATCGCAGGCCCCGGATTTATCAACTTTTTTATCCACAAGACCGCCTGGCACCCGGTACTCCATGAGATCCACGCGCAAAACGGGCAATACGGGGCCTGTGATATCGGAAAAGGCCAAAAAGTCCAGGTGGAATTCGTAAGCGCCAATCCCACCGGCCCCTTGCACGTAGGGCATGGCCGGGGCGCGGTGGTGGGCGATACCGTGGCCGCGATTCTCTCCTTCTGCGGCTATGATGTGTTCCGGGAATACTACATCAATGACTCCGGCAAACAGATTCAAACCCTGGGCCGGTCCGTATATCTGCGATGCCTGGAGCTTTTCGGCCGCGATATAGCCTTTCCCGAGGACTGCTATCAGGGCGACTATATATACGAAATCGCCAAAACGCTAATGGAGCGAAAAGGCGAATGGCTGACAAACGCCTCTGAAGAAGAGGCCACTTCCGACTGTGCCCGATACGCGGCTGAAAAAATTCTGGAGGGCATCCGGGAGGATCTGGCGCTTCTGGGCATCTCCTTTGATCACTGGTTCAGCGAACAGGGCCTCTATGATACCGCCAAGGTGGAAGCCGCGATCAAGCAGTTTCAGGACGCCGGGCTCATCTACGAGAAAGAAGGGGCCCTGTGGTTTAAAACCGAGGCGTTTGGGGATGAAAAGGACCGGGTGGTGGTGCGGCAGAACGGGCAGACCACCTATTTTGCATCAGACATCGCCTATCACCGGGACAAATTTGACCGGGGGTTTGACCAGATCATCGATGTCTGGGGGGCGGACCACCACGGCTATATCCCCCGGATATCCGCGGCCATTAAAGCGGGCGGAAAAGACGGGGGCCGGTTTCACGTGATTTTGACCCAGTTGGTTAACCTCCTGCGCGCCGGCACCCCGGTCACCATGTCCACCCGGGCCGGACAGTTTGTCACCCTGCGCGAGGTTGTTGACGAGGTGGGCAGCGATGCCGTGCGCTTTATTTTTCTGACCCGGCATTATGAGAGTCCGCTGGATTTTGATCTTGAAGTGGCCAAGCAAAAAACCAATGACAATCCGGTCTATTACGTGCAGTATGTCCACGCCCGGATATCGAGTATTTTTAAAAAGGCCCGGGAAGAAAAAGGCATTGCCTCGGTCACCGGTGAGGCCGCATCGGTGGCTCGGCTCACCGAACCCGAGGAGATTTCGCTGATCAAGCACATGGCGCGCTACCCGGAGGTGATCCAGGCGGCCGCCCAATTGATGGAACCGCACCGGATCGCATTCTACCTCATGGATCTTGCAGCCGCATTCCATGCCTATTATAATAAGCACCGGGTTTTGATTGATGACCCCCAGCTGGCGGACGGACGGCTCTATCTGGTGCTGGCTGTCCAGAAAATCATCCGAAACGGCCTCGGCCTGCTGGGTGTTTCTGCACCCGAGACCATGTAA
- a CDS encoding SPOR domain-containing protein produces MATKSPQNKAARKRAAPRPIFIINRGNVLGWIFLAFSACGLMFVLGVLVGRDQAPIRFDIERLDEKLTHLKQSVLTNQEIKPFDVLENLKKDGIPEAAETDPHTVAPRYAKKEISGEPVSPEALKPEPEAAAETQESETASGKTADKMPDTESGASPPPPPEKTESKADSTRNTASVKKPAVSKPQKTASAQTAASRNVDGDGYAIQIASLSDPESAATVRDRFLAKGYPAYVRRADVNGKTWYRVRIGSYPSRDKARKDLKSLTEAGVSAMIFLRDGANP; encoded by the coding sequence ATGGCCACCAAAAGCCCCCAAAATAAAGCGGCCCGAAAAAGGGCCGCGCCCAGGCCCATTTTTATCATCAACCGGGGCAATGTGCTGGGCTGGATCTTTCTGGCGTTTTCCGCCTGCGGCCTGATGTTTGTCTTAGGGGTCTTGGTCGGCCGGGATCAGGCGCCCATCCGGTTTGATATCGAGCGCCTGGATGAAAAGCTCACCCACTTGAAACAAAGCGTTTTAACCAACCAGGAGATAAAACCGTTTGATGTGCTCGAAAACCTGAAAAAAGACGGCATCCCGGAAGCAGCGGAAACTGATCCCCATACGGTGGCGCCGCGCTATGCCAAAAAAGAAATCTCCGGCGAACCGGTATCCCCCGAGGCCCTGAAACCGGAACCGGAGGCTGCGGCAGAAACCCAGGAATCAGAAACCGCTTCCGGAAAAACCGCTGACAAAATGCCGGACACCGAATCCGGGGCATCACCCCCGCCGCCGCCTGAGAAAACCGAGTCAAAAGCGGATTCAACGCGAAATACCGCCTCCGTCAAAAAACCCGCGGTATCGAAACCGCAGAAAACAGCTTCCGCCCAGACCGCCGCTTCCCGAAATGTCGACGGGGACGGCTATGCCATTCAGATCGCTTCCCTGAGTGATCCGGAAAGCGCGGCCACCGTCAGGGACAGATTTCTGGCCAAAGGGTATCCAGCCTATGTAAGAAGAGCGGATGTCAACGGCAAAACCTGGTATCGGGTCCGGATCGGTTCCTATCCAAGCAGGGATAAGGCCCGGAAGGATTTAAAAAGCCTAACTGAGGCCGGGGTTAGCGCCATGATCTTTTTAAGAGACGGCGCGAATCCATAA
- the gatC gene encoding Asp-tRNA(Asn)/Glu-tRNA(Gln) amidotransferase subunit GatC: MKISRKEVLHVADLARLTMDDDAVETFAGQLGGILEYVEKLSAVDTSGITPTAHAVERANAFRKDETTGHLQRDAALANAPEAEDGQFIVPKVIE, translated from the coding sequence ATGAAAATATCCAGAAAAGAAGTTTTGCACGTGGCGGATCTGGCCCGCCTGACCATGGATGACGACGCGGTTGAGACGTTTGCCGGACAATTGGGCGGCATCCTGGAATATGTGGAAAAGCTGAGCGCCGTGGACACCTCCGGCATTACGCCCACCGCCCATGCGGTGGAGAGGGCCAATGCCTTTCGAAAGGATGAAACCACCGGCCATCTGCAGCGGGATGCGGCGCTGGCCAATGCACCGGAGGCCGAAGACGGCCAGTTTATCGTGCCCAAAGTGATTGAGTAA
- the gatA gene encoding Asp-tRNA(Asn)/Glu-tRNA(Gln) amidotransferase subunit GatA, whose amino-acid sequence MELNALTIHEAARLLKNREISAAELTDSLLSKIESVEPLVDAYITITGEAAKSAAEAADQAIAQGTAGPLCGIPLAIKDLICVKGIKTTCASKMLENFYPPYDATVIEKLNTAGAVMAGKANMDEFAMGSSTENSGIKPTKNPWDLSRVPGGSSGGSAACVAADMCLGALGSDTGGSIRQPASHCGVVGIKPTYGRVSRFGLVAFASSLDQIGPLAKDVTDAAILLNAISGYDPRDSTSVDQPVPDYAAALTGDIKGLKIGIPKEYHGAEGVSEEVSSAVEKAMTVFKEAGAEFIEITLPHTEYAVAAYYLLAPAEASSNLARYDGVKYGFRDPESSGMKEMYNNTRSKGFGPEVKRRILLGTYALSAGYYDAYYKKASQVRTLIKQDFNTAFDACDLILAPVAPTPAFKIGENIDDPLQMYLSDVFTLSANLGGIPGLSVPCGFSQEGLPIGLQLMGNYFDEASILNAAYFFEQQTDYHKQKAGLMP is encoded by the coding sequence ATGGAACTTAATGCACTGACCATCCACGAAGCCGCCCGGCTTTTGAAAAACAGGGAAATCTCGGCAGCGGAGCTCACAGATTCCCTTCTTTCAAAGATCGAGTCAGTCGAACCGCTGGTGGACGCCTATATCACGATCACCGGGGAGGCGGCAAAATCTGCCGCTGAAGCGGCGGATCAGGCGATCGCCCAAGGGACGGCCGGCCCGCTTTGCGGCATTCCCCTGGCCATCAAAGATCTGATCTGCGTAAAGGGCATTAAAACCACCTGTGCCTCCAAAATGCTGGAAAATTTTTATCCGCCCTATGATGCCACGGTCATTGAGAAACTAAACACCGCCGGTGCGGTCATGGCGGGCAAAGCCAATATGGATGAGTTTGCCATGGGCTCTTCCACGGAAAACTCCGGGATAAAACCCACCAAAAACCCCTGGGATCTTTCCCGGGTGCCGGGCGGCTCCAGCGGCGGCTCAGCCGCTTGCGTGGCGGCCGACATGTGCCTGGGGGCGCTTGGCTCGGATACCGGCGGATCGATCCGACAGCCGGCCTCGCACTGCGGGGTGGTGGGAATAAAGCCCACCTACGGCCGGGTATCCCGATTCGGCCTGGTGGCATTCGCCTCTTCCCTGGATCAGATCGGGCCGCTGGCCAAGGATGTCACGGATGCGGCGATACTTTTAAACGCCATTTCCGGATACGACCCCCGGGATTCCACATCCGTGGATCAGCCGGTGCCGGATTATGCGGCCGCACTCACCGGGGACATTAAAGGGCTTAAAATCGGGATTCCCAAAGAGTATCATGGGGCCGAAGGGGTTTCCGAAGAGGTTTCTTCGGCTGTTGAAAAGGCCATGACCGTATTTAAAGAGGCCGGCGCGGAATTTATCGAAATAACGCTTCCCCACACCGAGTATGCGGTAGCTGCCTATTATCTCCTCGCCCCGGCCGAGGCAAGCTCCAACCTGGCCCGCTATGACGGGGTGAAATACGGCTTTCGCGATCCGGAAAGCAGCGGTATGAAAGAGATGTATAACAATACCCGGTCCAAAGGATTCGGGCCCGAAGTTAAGCGGCGGATCCTTCTGGGCACTTATGCCCTGTCCGCCGGATACTACGACGCCTATTACAAAAAAGCCTCCCAGGTGCGGACCCTGATCAAGCAGGATTTCAACACCGCCTTTGACGCCTGCGACCTGATCCTGGCGCCGGTGGCCCCGACCCCGGCATTCAAAATCGGAGAGAACATTGATGACCCTTTGCAGATGTATCTGTCTGACGTTTTCACCCTTTCCGCCAATCTGGGGGGCATTCCGGGGCTTTCCGTGCCATGCGGCTTCTCACAAGAGGGGCTTCCCATCGGCCTTCAGCTCATGGGGAATTATTTTGATGAGGCGTCCATATTGAATGCCGCCTACTTTTTTGAGCAGCAAACCGATTATCACAAACAAAAGGCCGGATTGATGCCTTGA
- the mutL gene encoding DNA mismatch repair endonuclease MutL: MSKIRILPEILSNKIAAGEVVERPASVVKELVENAIDAGSSRITVEIGQGGRSMIRVSDNGAGMTHDDALLAIERYATSKIYKDPDLYAISTLGFRGEALPSIAAVSKFTLITNDDQSTPATRIYVEGGRVKQVDETGAPPGTLISAEQLFFNTPARRKFLKTVNTEMGHIADGIAAVALAWKDIQFRLFHNDRMVKNWPSVNNGLDRVVDVLGKEFRSGLYPISLKGSHISITGWISDPGITRSTSQKIYIYINGRYIRDRGVYYAILDGYKGRLMKGRFPVGVLFLDIPPEEVDVNVHPTKHEVRFSRQRELYQAIKTAVAETLQPSGWQVPPSQTPQVEEASVFSGKDPTPDRPPENQAPPATEQSPGKPNASEIRRQSGIKTQPGHLGEAADGPADEQSELWQQPGFSQMAVIGQFHNTYILCESASMLYVIDQHAAHERIVYENLAKQRQASGAAPSQALVIPETIELNYRESAAVAEMIPDFAAMGIAIEPFGGNTYIVKSLPAMISEKSAQPLITEIAETVTESGYAPGLDETIDQCLILMACHGAIRANQALSDKEIKALLAQLDRCENPYHCPHGRPTLIQWPLESLEKRFRRTL, encoded by the coding sequence ATGTCCAAAATCCGCATCCTGCCTGAAATTCTTTCCAACAAAATTGCGGCCGGCGAGGTGGTGGAGCGGCCCGCCTCGGTGGTCAAGGAACTGGTGGAAAACGCGATTGACGCGGGAAGCTCCCGAATCACCGTGGAAATCGGCCAGGGCGGCCGGTCCATGATCCGGGTCTCGGATAACGGGGCGGGCATGACCCATGATGATGCGCTTTTGGCCATTGAACGCTACGCCACGAGCAAAATTTACAAGGACCCGGATCTGTATGCGATCTCCACCCTGGGCTTCCGGGGCGAGGCGCTTCCCAGCATTGCCGCGGTCTCCAAATTTACACTGATCACAAACGACGACCAGTCAACCCCCGCCACCCGTATCTATGTGGAAGGCGGCAGAGTCAAGCAGGTGGATGAAACCGGCGCGCCGCCGGGTACGCTTATTTCAGCCGAACAGCTGTTTTTCAACACCCCGGCCCGGCGAAAGTTTTTAAAAACCGTAAACACCGAGATGGGCCATATCGCCGATGGTATCGCCGCCGTTGCCCTGGCCTGGAAGGATATCCAGTTCCGGCTGTTTCACAATGACCGGATGGTCAAAAACTGGCCCTCGGTGAATAACGGGCTGGACCGGGTGGTTGACGTGCTGGGCAAGGAATTTCGCTCCGGGTTGTATCCGATTTCGCTCAAGGGATCCCATATTTCGATTACCGGCTGGATATCCGATCCCGGCATTACGCGAAGCACGTCTCAGAAAATCTACATCTATATCAACGGCCGCTATATCCGGGACCGGGGCGTCTATTACGCCATTTTAGACGGCTATAAGGGGCGGCTCATGAAGGGACGGTTTCCGGTTGGGGTGCTGTTTCTTGACATTCCGCCGGAAGAAGTGGATGTAAACGTCCATCCCACCAAACACGAGGTCCGGTTTTCCCGGCAGCGGGAGCTTTACCAGGCCATCAAGACCGCGGTCGCCGAAACCCTTCAGCCATCCGGCTGGCAGGTGCCACCTTCCCAAACGCCGCAGGTTGAAGAGGCATCGGTATTTTCCGGAAAAGATCCAACACCGGACCGCCCGCCGGAGAACCAAGCCCCGCCAGCAACTGAACAATCGCCCGGCAAACCAAACGCCTCGGAAATCCGCAGACAATCCGGCATTAAAACTCAGCCCGGGCACTTGGGGGAGGCGGCCGACGGACCGGCAGACGAGCAGTCCGAATTATGGCAGCAGCCGGGATTTTCGCAGATGGCGGTCATCGGCCAGTTCCATAATACCTATATTCTCTGCGAATCCGCGTCCATGCTCTATGTGATTGATCAGCACGCCGCCCATGAGCGGATTGTATATGAAAATTTGGCAAAACAGCGGCAGGCATCCGGCGCCGCGCCCAGCCAGGCGCTGGTAATCCCGGAAACCATTGAACTCAATTACCGGGAGAGTGCGGCGGTGGCTGAAATGATTCCGGATTTCGCGGCCATGGGGATTGCCATTGAGCCGTTCGGCGGAAACACCTATATTGTGAAATCGCTTCCCGCTATGATCTCCGAGAAATCCGCCCAGCCGCTGATCACTGAAATTGCGGAAACCGTGACCGAATCCGGCTATGCCCCGGGCCTGGATGAGACCATTGACCAGTGCCTCATCCTAATGGCCTGCCACGGGGCAATCCGCGCCAACCAAGCCCTATCGGATAAAGAAATCAAGGCCCTATTGGCGCAGTTGGACCGCTGCGAAAACCCCTACCACTGCCCCCACGGCCGGCCCACCCTTATCCAGTGGCCGCTTGAATCCCTGGAGAAGCGGTTTCGAAGGACGTTGTAA
- the gatB gene encoding Asp-tRNA(Asn)/Glu-tRNA(Gln) amidotransferase subunit GatB produces the protein MEFVPTIGLEVHAQLKTRTKIFCACSTQFGAPPNTHVCPVCLGMPGVLPVLNQGVVEYAMRMALATNCRIAPESRFARKNYFYPDLPKGYQISQYELPIAEHGHVNITRPDGSKKRIGLTRIHMEEDAGKLIHDPDRAVSRVDYNRTGVPLIEIVSDPDIESPEEAGAYLRQLRAILRYLGISDGNMEEGSFRCDANVSVRPKDSETLGTRSELKNLNSFKFVEKALAYEINRQIRVISENGTVIQETRLWDTDKNKTVPMRGKEEAHDYRYFPDPDLVPLQIDDAWIARIKANLPELPHQRKDRFMDRFDLPAYDADVLTASRELADYFEACVKEVANPKLVSNWVMGNLLGLLNAQGRTIEESPISAVQMAELLQLVNDEVISGKIAKTVFDEMVTSGKSPKTIVDEKGLVQVTDASAIESVVDDVIAGCPDEVAAYKAGKKKLLGFFVGQVMKQTQGKANPQMVNQILKKKLG, from the coding sequence ATGGAGTTTGTCCCCACAATCGGACTTGAAGTCCACGCCCAGCTAAAAACCCGGACCAAGATTTTCTGCGCCTGCTCCACCCAATTCGGCGCACCGCCCAACACCCATGTCTGTCCGGTATGCCTCGGCATGCCCGGCGTTTTGCCCGTGTTAAATCAGGGCGTGGTGGAATATGCCATGCGCATGGCGCTTGCGACCAACTGCCGGATTGCGCCGGAAAGCCGGTTTGCCCGGAAAAACTATTTTTATCCGGATCTGCCCAAGGGCTATCAGATATCCCAGTATGAGCTGCCGATCGCCGAACACGGCCATGTCAATATCACCCGGCCGGACGGCAGCAAAAAGCGGATCGGCTTAACCCGCATTCATATGGAGGAAGATGCCGGAAAGCTCATCCATGACCCGGACCGGGCGGTGAGCCGGGTGGATTACAACCGCACCGGGGTGCCGCTCATTGAAATCGTCAGTGACCCCGATATCGAATCCCCGGAGGAGGCGGGCGCCTATCTGCGCCAGCTCCGCGCCATTTTGCGGTATCTGGGCATCAGCGACGGCAATATGGAGGAGGGCAGTTTCCGCTGCGACGCCAATGTGTCGGTACGGCCGAAAGATAGCGAGACGCTGGGTACGCGGTCGGAACTGAAAAACCTCAATTCATTCAAGTTCGTGGAAAAGGCCCTGGCCTATGAGATCAACCGCCAGATCCGGGTCATCTCCGAAAACGGGACGGTGATTCAGGAAACCCGGCTCTGGGATACGGATAAAAACAAGACGGTTCCCATGCGCGGAAAAGAGGAGGCTCACGACTACCGGTATTTTCCGGATCCGGATCTCGTGCCCTTACAAATTGATGATGCCTGGATTGCCCGAATCAAGGCCAACCTGCCGGAGCTTCCGCATCAGCGGAAAGATCGGTTCATGGATCGATTCGATCTGCCGGCCTATGATGCGGATGTGCTGACCGCGTCCAGGGAGCTGGCGGATTATTTTGAAGCCTGCGTCAAAGAAGTGGCCAACCCCAAGCTGGTCTCCAACTGGGTCATGGGAAACCTCCTGGGGCTCTTAAATGCCCAAGGCAGGACCATCGAGGAATCCCCGATTTCGGCCGTTCAGATGGCGGAACTCTTGCAGCTGGTGAATGACGAGGTGATCAGCGGCAAAATCGCTAAAACCGTTTTTGATGAAATGGTGACCTCCGGGAAATCCCCGAAAACCATTGTCGATGAAAAAGGGCTGGTTCAGGTCACCGACGCCTCGGCCATTGAATCCGTGGTTGATGATGTGATTGCCGGATGCCCGGATGAGGTGGCCGCCTATAAGGCGGGGAAGAAAAAGCTTTTGGGCTTTTTTGTGGGCCAGGTGATGAAGCAGACCCAGGGCAAGGCCAACCCCCAGATGGTCAACCAGATCCTGAAGAAAAAACTGGGTTGA
- a CDS encoding four helix bundle protein, translated as MFCIQIEIAIGIGIEKNMTLEHEKLDVYRLSIGYVAWVYEKADSLNGVHRPARDQWLRASQSIPLNIAEGNGKTAEADRRRYFEIARGSALECAAIQDVLVVGKALDKMESRNRKDELDRMAAMLSRLGGRGYQVREDQEVYSIDFDPDSDFDPDFDPDSEENESQP; from the coding sequence TTGTTCTGTATCCAAATCGAAATCGCTATCGGGATCGGGATCGAAAAAAATATGACCCTTGAACACGAAAAACTGGACGTCTATCGCCTTTCAATAGGCTACGTTGCATGGGTTTACGAGAAGGCCGACAGCCTGAACGGAGTCCATCGGCCCGCCCGGGATCAATGGCTTCGGGCCAGCCAGTCGATACCGCTCAATATCGCCGAAGGTAATGGCAAGACCGCGGAAGCCGACCGAAGGCGTTATTTCGAAATCGCTCGTGGCTCCGCGCTTGAGTGCGCGGCGATTCAAGATGTGCTGGTTGTCGGCAAGGCGCTGGACAAGATGGAAAGCCGGAACCGCAAGGATGAACTCGACCGTATGGCCGCGATGCTCAGCCGTCTCGGCGGAAGAGGATACCAAGTTCGAGAGGATCAGGAAGTCTACAGCATCGATTTCGATCCCGATAGCGATTTCGATCCCGATTTCGATCCCGATAGCGAAGAAAACGAATCCCAACCTTAG
- a CDS encoding four helix bundle protein, with protein sequence MFCIQIEIAIGIGIEKNMNLGREKLDVYRLSIGYVAWVYEKADSLNGVHRPARDQWLRASQSIPLNIAEGNGKTAEADRRRYFEIARGSALECAAIQDVLVVGKALDKMESRNRKDELDRMAAMLSRLGGRGYQVRKDQEVYSIDFDPDSDFDPEENESQP encoded by the coding sequence TTGTTCTGTATCCAAATCGAAATCGCTATCGGGATCGGGATCGAAAAAAATATGAACCTTGGACGCGAAAAACTGGACGTCTATCGCCTTTCAATAGGCTACGTTGCATGGGTTTACGAGAAGGCCGACAGCCTGAACGGAGTCCATCGGCCCGCCCGGGATCAATGGCTTCGGGCCAGCCAGTCGATACCGCTCAATATCGCCGAAGGTAATGGCAAGACCGCGGAAGCCGACCGAAGGCGTTATTTCGAAATCGCTCGTGGCTCCGCGCTTGAGTGTGCGGCGATTCAAGATGTGCTGGTTGTCGGCAAGGCGCTGGACAAGATGGAAAGCCGGAACCGCAAGGATGAACTCGACCGTATGGCCGCGATGCTCAGCCGTCTCGGCGGAAGAGGATACCAAGTTCGAAAGGATCAGGAAGTCTACAGCATCGATTTCGATCCCGATAGCGATTTCGATCCCGAGGAAAACGAATCCCAACCTTAG
- a CDS encoding DUF2065 domain-containing protein, with the protein MKFFLCVIGMVMIIEGLPYFGFPENMKAMMEKVLELPEATLRKFGFVLMVLGLLLVYIGNA; encoded by the coding sequence ATGAAATTTTTCCTTTGTGTCATCGGTATGGTTATGATCATTGAAGGGCTGCCGTATTTCGGTTTCCCGGAGAATATGAAGGCCATGATGGAAAAGGTGCTGGAACTCCCGGAGGCCACCCTGCGAAAATTCGGATTCGTTTTGATGGTGTTGGGGCTTTTACTGGTCTATATCGGGAATGCTTAA
- the queA gene encoding tRNA preQ1(34) S-adenosylmethionine ribosyltransferase-isomerase QueA translates to MHSIDDYAYELPEDLIAQTPAEKRDQSRLLHLNRKTGAVSHHRFDEIAGLLSPSDLLVVNDTKVIPARLYGQKASGGKVEILIVNYPEAAARAETGRFACECLIRASKAPKPGTKLEFGPELSAVVREVRDNKFLLEFAAQTAFEDILERQGEVPLPPYIRRPGTDADRQTYQTVYAEQKGAVAAPTAGFHFTEALLDKLRQNGIEIMPITLHVSCGTFMPVRAQDIRNHQMHSETYHIPEDTADAVNRAKADGRRVVAVGTTSVRTLEYSADAAGRIKPHTGSCDLFIYPGYRFKTVDAMITNFHLPRSTLLMLVSAFAGRQNILAAYQAAVRHGYRFYSYGDAMLMDDKNV, encoded by the coding sequence ATGCATTCAATCGATGACTACGCCTACGAGCTGCCGGAAGACCTGATCGCCCAGACGCCGGCGGAAAAGCGGGATCAGTCGCGGCTTCTGCATCTGAACCGGAAGACCGGCGCGGTGTCCCATCACCGGTTTGATGAAATTGCCGGCCTGCTGTCGCCGTCTGACCTGCTGGTGGTCAATGACACCAAAGTCATCCCCGCAAGGCTTTACGGGCAAAAGGCCTCCGGCGGCAAAGTCGAAATTCTGATCGTCAACTATCCGGAGGCGGCCGCCCGGGCCGAAACCGGCCGCTTTGCCTGCGAATGCCTGATCCGGGCCTCAAAAGCGCCCAAACCCGGCACTAAGCTCGAATTCGGCCCGGAGCTTTCCGCCGTGGTCCGGGAAGTTCGGGATAACAAGTTTCTGCTTGAGTTTGCGGCCCAAACCGCATTTGAAGACATCCTTGAGCGCCAGGGGGAGGTGCCGCTGCCGCCTTATATCCGGCGGCCGGGCACAGATGCCGACCGTCAGACCTACCAGACCGTTTATGCCGAACAAAAGGGGGCAGTGGCCGCGCCCACGGCCGGTTTCCACTTTACCGAAGCCCTGCTTGACAAGCTTCGCCAAAACGGCATTGAAATTATGCCCATTACGCTCCATGTGAGCTGCGGCACCTTCATGCCGGTCCGGGCCCAGGACATCCGAAACCACCAGATGCATTCCGAAACCTACCATATCCCCGAAGATACCGCCGATGCGGTCAACCGGGCCAAGGCCGATGGCCGGCGGGTCGTGGCCGTTGGGACCACGTCGGTACGGACCCTGGAATATTCGGCGGATGCGGCCGGCCGGATTAAGCCCCACACCGGCAGCTGCGACCTGTTTATTTATCCGGGCTATCGGTTTAAAACCGTGGATGCCATGATCACCAATTTTCATCTGCCCCGCTCCACCCTGCTGATGCTGGTCTCCGCGTTTGCCGGCAGGCAAAACATATTGGCCGCCTACCAGGCGGCCGTGCGGCACGGCTACCGGTTTTACAGCTACGGGGATGCCATGCTGATGGATGACAAAAACGTTTAA